A portion of the uncultured Draconibacterium sp. genome contains these proteins:
- a CDS encoding MerR family transcriptional regulator: MPYKKPKIEKILYSIGEVADMFGVNVSHIRYWENQFEALKPVKNKKGNRQFTKKDIETIRFIHHLVKECGLTIDGARKKLKENPEDTLNNFEVVKRLQDIKQELIAIKQGLGENED; this comes from the coding sequence GTGCCATACAAAAAGCCCAAAATAGAAAAGATACTATATTCCATTGGCGAAGTTGCAGATATGTTTGGAGTAAACGTATCGCACATCCGTTATTGGGAGAACCAATTTGAGGCATTAAAACCGGTAAAAAATAAAAAGGGCAACCGTCAATTCACGAAGAAAGATATTGAAACCATCCGCTTTATTCATCACCTGGTGAAAGAATGTGGACTGACCATTGATGGGGCCCGGAAAAAATTGAAAGAGAATCCGGAAGACACCTTAAACAATTTCGAGGTAGTTAAACGTTTACAGGATATCAAACAAGAACTTATTGCGATAAAACAAGGACTCGGCGAAAATGAAGATTAA
- a CDS encoding Nif3-like dinuclear metal center hexameric protein → MKIKDITNFLEDLAPLRLQESYDNAGLILGDKNAEISAALVTLDVTEAIVDEAIKRKAGLIIAHHPIVFSGLKKITGKNYVERTLIKAIKNDIAIYAAHTNLDSVTNGVNGKICEKLGLENCKILQPSGGMLKKLVTYVPVDHAAKVREAVFAAGAGNIGNYDSCSFNAHGQGTFRGSNTTNPFVGKKGEQHYENEIRVETIFPDYIQGKVINALVQAHPYEEVAYDIYSLDNKYDQIGAGMIGTLPKEKSETSFLRQLKKTFDVKMVRHTALQDKKVKKIAVCGGAGSFLLNQAIAAGADFFVTGDFKYHQFFDAENKIVIADIGHFESEQFTKELFYELVTKKFPKFAVHLSEVNTNPVFYF, encoded by the coding sequence ATGAAGATTAAAGATATTACCAATTTTTTAGAAGATCTTGCACCGCTTAGATTGCAGGAATCATACGACAATGCAGGATTGATTCTTGGCGACAAAAACGCTGAAATTTCGGCAGCTTTGGTTACACTCGATGTTACCGAAGCAATTGTTGATGAAGCAATAAAAAGAAAAGCAGGGTTAATTATAGCCCACCATCCCATCGTATTTTCCGGATTAAAAAAAATTACGGGCAAAAATTACGTTGAACGCACACTAATAAAAGCTATAAAAAACGACATTGCCATTTATGCGGCACATACCAATCTTGATAGTGTAACTAACGGAGTTAATGGAAAGATCTGCGAAAAACTCGGATTGGAAAATTGTAAAATACTTCAACCTTCCGGCGGAATGCTGAAAAAGCTCGTCACTTATGTTCCGGTTGATCATGCTGCCAAAGTTCGCGAGGCAGTTTTTGCTGCCGGTGCCGGAAATATTGGCAATTACGACTCGTGCAGTTTTAATGCACACGGGCAAGGCACGTTCCGTGGTAGCAACACTACTAATCCTTTCGTGGGCAAAAAAGGTGAGCAACATTACGAAAACGAGATCCGTGTTGAAACCATCTTCCCCGATTATATCCAGGGAAAAGTTATTAATGCACTCGTTCAGGCGCATCCGTACGAAGAAGTAGCCTACGATATTTATTCACTTGACAATAAATACGATCAGATTGGCGCCGGCATGATTGGGACCTTACCCAAAGAAAAAAGTGAAACTTCTTTTCTTCGTCAGTTAAAGAAAACGTTTGATGTAAAAATGGTCAGACACACAGCGTTACAAGATAAAAAGGTGAAGAAAATAGCTGTTTGCGGAGGTGCCGGTTCATTCCTTTTAAACCAGGCAATTGCAGCCGGAGCCGACTTTTTTGTGACCGGCGATTTTAAATATCACCAGTTTTTTGATGCCGAAAATAAAATAGTTATCGCCGATATCGGACATTTTGAGAGTGAACAGTTCACTAAAGAACTTTTTTATGAGCTAGTTACAAAAAAATTCCCTAAATTTGCAGTCCATTTATCAGAGGTGAATACCAACCCGGTTTTTTACTTCTGA
- a CDS encoding M23 family metallopeptidase — protein MAKKKYKFNPDTLSYESVGLSWKAKATKILTYFSSSLALAIIISLIFVNFYDTPRSKRLMRENKRLISQYELLTKDLDKVESVLSELQQRDDNIYRVIFEAEPIPSTVRNAGFGGANKYSELEDMDNAELVIATAHKLDVISKQAYIQSKSYDEVLELALNKEKMLASLPAIMPITNTDLKRTSSGWGYRVHPIYKVRKMHWGQDFTAPVGTPIYATGDGKVTDVKGSKRSKVGLGLHIKIDHGFGYETVYGHMNEFNVKRGQQVKRGDIIGYVGNTGGSTAPHLHYEVHKDGKKVNPAYYMFKDLTPQEYDKMIAISSNIGQSLD, from the coding sequence ATGGCAAAAAAGAAATATAAATTTAACCCGGATACCCTCAGTTACGAGAGCGTAGGATTAAGTTGGAAAGCCAAGGCAACAAAAATACTCACGTATTTTTCGAGTAGTTTGGCGTTGGCTATTATCATTTCACTGATTTTCGTAAACTTTTACGATACACCGCGATCAAAACGATTGATGCGCGAAAACAAGCGATTAATAAGTCAATATGAATTACTGACAAAAGATCTTGACAAGGTTGAAAGCGTTTTGTCTGAGCTTCAACAACGAGATGACAATATTTATCGCGTAATTTTTGAAGCGGAGCCAATACCTTCAACAGTAAGAAATGCAGGTTTTGGTGGTGCCAATAAATATTCGGAATTAGAAGACATGGACAATGCCGAGTTGGTAATTGCGACAGCGCATAAGCTGGATGTGATATCGAAACAGGCGTATATTCAGTCGAAATCGTACGACGAAGTATTGGAACTGGCCTTGAACAAGGAAAAAATGCTGGCTTCGTTACCGGCAATTATGCCCATTACCAACACCGATCTGAAGCGAACTTCAAGTGGATGGGGCTACCGCGTTCACCCGATTTACAAGGTGCGCAAGATGCACTGGGGACAGGACTTTACAGCTCCTGTTGGAACTCCGATTTATGCTACCGGCGATGGTAAAGTTACTGATGTAAAAGGTTCGAAAAGAAGTAAAGTTGGTTTGGGATTACACATTAAAATCGATCATGGTTTTGGTTACGAAACTGTTTATGGACACATGAACGAATTTAATGTAAAACGCGGCCAGCAGGTAAAACGTGGCGACATTATTGGTTACGTTGGAAACACCGGCGGATCAACTGCTCCACACCTTCATTACGAAGTACATAAAGACGGTAAAAAAGTAAACCCGGCTTATTACATGTTTAAAGATCTTACACCACAGGAATACGACAAAATGATTGCGATTTCGTCGAATATTGGCCAGTCGCTGGATTAA
- the alaS gene encoding alanine--tRNA ligase, producing MKTSKEIRKAFLDFFTENEHQIVNSAPMVVKGDPTLMFTNAGMNQFKDQFLGNEPVKYPRVADTQKCLRVSGKHNDLEEVGLDTYHHTMFEMLGNWSFGDYFKKEAIDWAWEFLVTRMGIDAERLYATVFEGSADDNQERDNEAAGYWEQYLPKDRILNGNKKDNFWEMGDTGPCGPCSEVHVDIRSEEERAKVPGRDLVNMDHPQVIEIWNLVFIQFNRKANGSLENLPDKHVDTGMGFERLCMVLQGVQSNYDTDVFQNTIAEIGKLCNKKYGEDEKVDIAMRVIADHLRAVAFAIADGQLPSNNKAGYVIRRILRRAVRYGYTFLDLKDAFIFRLVDVLKDTMGDAFPELVSQQTLIEKVIKEEEESFLRTLSTGIKLLDDMISKAKNDGATEIAGKDAFVLYDTFGFPLDLTELITRENGLGVEEKGFAVEMQAQKDRSRNAAAQETDDWVELRKIEKTEFLGYDKLEAEIKIARYRKVTQKKKAFYQLVFDQTPFYGESGGQVGDAGYIEFEGVKTSIFDTQKENNLTVHLVNELPENPEETFYAVVNAKRRTNIANNHTATHLLHAALREVLGTHVEQKGSLVNADHLRFDFSHFQKMTDEEIATVEKLVNEKIRANSVKEENREMPIEEAKASGAMMLFGEKYGEAVRVIKFGESVELCGGTHVAATGQIGMLKIVSESAIAAGVRRIEAITADRAEKYINDQLALINNIKETLKGSKDLLGSVTTLLQQNNELSKQIEAFQQESLKLTKANLKSKVLNENGVNIIADKIIIDNAGLVKDLAFQLKGEVDDLFLVIGADINGKPNLTVMISDNIVADKGLNAGQIVREAGKEIKGGGGGQPFYATAGGKDVDGLQAAIEKALSFLQ from the coding sequence ATGAAGACTTCTAAAGAGATACGTAAGGCTTTTCTCGACTTTTTTACCGAGAATGAACATCAGATTGTAAACTCTGCACCGATGGTTGTAAAAGGCGACCCGACGCTGATGTTTACCAATGCGGGGATGAACCAGTTTAAAGACCAGTTTTTGGGTAACGAACCGGTAAAATATCCACGGGTAGCCGATACGCAAAAATGTCTGCGTGTTTCAGGAAAACACAACGATTTGGAAGAAGTTGGTTTGGATACCTACCACCACACCATGTTCGAAATGTTGGGAAACTGGTCGTTTGGCGATTACTTTAAAAAGGAAGCCATCGATTGGGCATGGGAGTTTTTGGTAACCCGTATGGGAATTGATGCCGAACGTTTGTATGCAACGGTTTTTGAAGGAAGCGCCGATGATAATCAGGAACGCGACAATGAAGCTGCCGGTTACTGGGAGCAATACCTTCCAAAAGATCGTATTCTGAACGGTAACAAAAAAGATAACTTCTGGGAAATGGGCGATACCGGACCCTGCGGACCCTGTTCGGAGGTGCACGTTGATATTCGTTCGGAAGAAGAACGTGCAAAAGTTCCGGGGCGCGATTTGGTAAATATGGACCATCCACAGGTAATTGAAATCTGGAACCTGGTATTTATTCAGTTTAACCGAAAAGCAAACGGTTCGTTAGAAAACCTGCCCGACAAACACGTTGACACCGGAATGGGTTTCGAGCGTTTGTGTATGGTTTTACAAGGCGTTCAGTCGAATTACGATACAGATGTTTTCCAAAATACAATTGCCGAAATTGGCAAACTATGCAACAAAAAATATGGCGAAGATGAAAAGGTTGATATTGCCATGCGCGTTATTGCCGACCACCTTCGTGCTGTTGCGTTTGCAATTGCCGACGGTCAGTTGCCATCGAATAACAAAGCCGGTTATGTAATCCGCCGTATTTTGCGCCGCGCCGTGCGTTACGGTTACACTTTCCTCGATTTAAAAGATGCCTTTATCTTCCGTTTGGTTGATGTACTAAAAGATACAATGGGAGATGCTTTTCCTGAATTGGTAAGCCAGCAAACACTTATTGAAAAGGTGATTAAAGAAGAGGAAGAGTCGTTCCTGCGTACCCTTTCAACCGGAATAAAATTGCTCGACGATATGATTTCTAAAGCGAAAAATGATGGCGCGACCGAAATTGCCGGAAAAGATGCATTCGTTTTATATGACACTTTTGGTTTTCCGCTCGACCTGACTGAATTGATCACCCGTGAAAATGGTTTGGGTGTTGAGGAAAAAGGTTTTGCAGTAGAAATGCAGGCCCAAAAAGATCGTTCGCGAAATGCAGCTGCACAGGAAACCGATGATTGGGTGGAATTGCGCAAAATTGAGAAAACAGAATTTTTAGGCTACGACAAACTGGAAGCCGAAATTAAAATAGCTCGTTACCGAAAAGTAACGCAGAAGAAAAAAGCGTTTTACCAGCTGGTATTCGATCAAACACCGTTTTATGGCGAATCGGGTGGTCAGGTTGGCGATGCCGGTTACATTGAATTCGAGGGTGTAAAAACATCGATTTTCGACACGCAAAAAGAAAATAACCTTACCGTTCATTTGGTAAACGAGCTTCCTGAAAATCCGGAAGAAACGTTTTACGCTGTAGTAAATGCCAAACGCAGAACAAATATTGCGAACAACCACACGGCAACGCACTTGCTGCATGCCGCATTGCGCGAAGTTCTGGGTACGCATGTTGAGCAAAAAGGATCGTTGGTAAATGCCGATCATTTGCGTTTCGATTTCTCGCACTTCCAGAAAATGACCGACGAGGAAATTGCGACGGTAGAGAAACTGGTGAACGAAAAAATTCGCGCCAATTCAGTAAAAGAAGAAAACCGCGAAATGCCGATTGAAGAAGCCAAAGCATCGGGAGCAATGATGTTGTTTGGCGAAAAATATGGCGAGGCGGTTCGTGTAATTAAATTTGGCGAATCGGTGGAATTGTGTGGAGGAACACACGTTGCGGCAACCGGACAGATCGGTATGCTGAAAATTGTCTCGGAAAGTGCTATTGCTGCGGGTGTTCGCCGGATTGAGGCAATTACTGCCGATCGCGCTGAGAAATACATTAACGATCAGTTGGCACTGATTAACAACATTAAAGAAACGCTGAAAGGTTCGAAAGATCTTTTAGGAAGTGTAACTACACTGTTGCAGCAAAATAACGAGTTGAGCAAACAAATTGAAGCTTTCCAGCAGGAAAGTTTAAAATTGACAAAAGCCAACCTGAAGAGCAAAGTGTTAAACGAAAACGGCGTAAATATTATCGCTGATAAAATTATTATCGACAATGCCGGATTGGTAAAAGATTTGGCTTTCCAGCTAAAAGGCGAGGTTGATGACCTGTTTTTGGTAATTGGTGCCGACATAAACGGCAAACCAAATTTAACGGTGATGATTTCGGACAATATTGTTGCTGATAAAGGTTTAAACGCAGGACAGATCGTTCGCGAAGCCGGAAAAGAAATTAAAGGTGGTGGAGGTGGCCAGCCATTTTATGCTACTGCCGGTGGTAAAGATGTTGACGGATTGCAGGCTGCTATCGAAAAAGCATTATCGTTTTTGCAGTAA
- the ccsA gene encoding cytochrome c biogenesis protein CcsA, translated as MKKFFAFITSMPFAAFIFLGLAFSMAVATFIESSYGTPTARALVYNTHWFEVLWALFAINLVNNMFRYRFFTNRRYTLGIFHVSFLVMILGGAVTRFISFEGVMHIREGESADYILSTNDYFYTGFEGQEKVSQVRFSEITPKQFSAKLDVNGNAVKVKAVGFIENAEKKAIASDSGEPVIDFVFSAPGAQGMQSFSFKEGDVLDYPGFTAGFNVDDEKVINFFMQDGALFMTSFAQLEETTMATQETVDLNPGDTIPVKPMFLYGYDNFRFLIRNFLPSAKFTAVKSQAETREDAVMVQISDGIRQQNVSVFGHSGQRPDTVRVPLGNGTLKLAYGALPLQVPFSIHLKDFQLEHYPGSNSPSSFASEVVLVDQEKGINEDIRIFMNNTLNHRGYKFFQSSYDMDEQGTILSVNYDFWGTWISYLGYFLLIVGCIMSLINPNSYFQYLAKKLKASSVKVIVLIALLGSVAFSASAQSGVGAGIPSIDKEVVKEFSELWVQGVDGRIEPVSTLSGEIVRKVSRKSGLYGLSPDGVVLSMMAYPEIWQSMPIIKVGDKSLEGALGAQNKFITVESLFDANGNYKIADAVRAAYAKAPGMRNRMDKEYINVDERVNICFMVFQGSIFHLFPRERVEDTWYAPGSTATEYSGGDSIFVKSGFQLLLQSITENKTTDAVQVLQAVDNFQVKYGANLLPGEKKKNVEILFNKVNPFKRIFPFYLLFGFLLLTVLFINIFRQKQLPSFLRISFFGFILILFLLHTVGLIVRWYISGHAPWSNGYESVVYVAWATMLAGIIFGRKYPMVVGTAAFLTGIALFVAHLSWMNPEVTNLVPVLKSYWLAIHVAIITASYGFLGLSMFLGVLVMILIVLRRGVNQAKVNGFIEQLTTINEMSATVGLYFLTIGTFLGGVWANESWGRYWGWDPKETWALITVVIYSFIVHMRLIPSLKGIFNYNFASILGFASVMMTYFGVNYYLSGLHSYGKGVADGVDPAVPASIFVLAGLIIWAYIKDNKYQAQQAENEDGE; from the coding sequence ATGAAGAAATTCTTTGCATTTATAACATCCATGCCGTTCGCGGCATTTATTTTTCTTGGGCTTGCTTTTTCAATGGCTGTAGCCACCTTTATCGAGAGTAGTTACGGAACACCAACCGCCCGCGCACTGGTATATAACACGCACTGGTTCGAAGTGCTTTGGGCATTGTTTGCAATCAACCTTGTTAACAACATGTTTCGTTACCGGTTCTTTACCAATCGGCGTTACACGCTCGGTATTTTTCACGTTTCGTTTTTGGTGATGATATTGGGAGGCGCTGTTACGCGTTTCATAAGTTTCGAGGGGGTAATGCATATTCGCGAAGGCGAGAGCGCCGATTATATTCTATCGACCAACGATTATTTTTATACCGGATTTGAAGGTCAGGAAAAAGTGTCGCAGGTGCGCTTTTCGGAAATTACACCTAAACAGTTTTCTGCAAAACTCGATGTAAACGGAAATGCGGTAAAAGTGAAAGCCGTTGGATTTATCGAGAATGCAGAGAAAAAAGCTATCGCTTCCGATTCGGGTGAGCCGGTTATCGATTTTGTTTTTTCGGCACCAGGTGCACAGGGAATGCAATCGTTCTCGTTCAAAGAAGGAGATGTGCTTGATTACCCCGGGTTTACTGCCGGATTTAATGTAGATGACGAAAAAGTGATCAACTTTTTTATGCAGGACGGAGCTTTGTTTATGACATCTTTTGCACAATTGGAAGAAACCACCATGGCCACGCAGGAAACGGTTGATCTGAATCCCGGCGACACGATTCCGGTAAAACCGATGTTTTTGTACGGATATGATAATTTCCGCTTTCTGATTCGGAATTTCTTGCCGAGTGCTAAATTTACAGCTGTAAAAAGCCAGGCCGAAACAAGAGAAGATGCGGTAATGGTGCAGATTTCAGACGGAATACGCCAACAAAATGTGTCGGTATTTGGTCACTCAGGGCAACGCCCCGATACCGTGCGCGTTCCATTGGGCAACGGCACGCTGAAACTGGCTTATGGCGCATTGCCGCTGCAGGTTCCGTTCAGTATTCATCTAAAAGATTTTCAGCTGGAACATTACCCGGGATCGAATTCTCCGTCGTCGTTTGCTTCTGAGGTTGTTTTGGTAGATCAGGAAAAGGGCATTAACGAAGATATTCGCATTTTCATGAATAACACCCTGAATCATCGGGGATATAAGTTCTTTCAATCGTCGTACGACATGGACGAACAGGGCACGATTCTTTCGGTTAATTACGATTTCTGGGGAACATGGATATCGTACCTCGGTTACTTCCTGCTCATTGTTGGTTGTATCATGTCGCTCATAAATCCAAATTCGTATTTCCAATATCTGGCCAAAAAATTAAAGGCCAGTTCGGTAAAAGTAATAGTACTGATCGCCCTCTTGGGAAGTGTGGCTTTTTCAGCTTCGGCACAAAGTGGTGTTGGAGCCGGAATTCCGTCGATTGATAAAGAGGTTGTAAAAGAATTCAGCGAATTGTGGGTGCAGGGTGTCGACGGACGAATTGAGCCCGTGTCAACACTTTCGGGCGAAATCGTTCGGAAAGTGAGCCGTAAATCCGGATTGTATGGTTTGTCGCCCGACGGCGTGGTGTTGAGTATGATGGCATATCCCGAAATATGGCAATCGATGCCGATTATTAAAGTGGGCGATAAATCGCTGGAAGGAGCACTCGGCGCACAAAATAAATTCATTACCGTTGAATCACTTTTTGATGCAAACGGTAATTATAAAATTGCAGACGCTGTGCGCGCCGCTTATGCCAAAGCGCCGGGAATGCGCAACCGAATGGATAAAGAATACATAAACGTTGATGAGCGCGTAAATATCTGTTTCATGGTATTTCAGGGATCTATATTTCACCTGTTTCCGCGCGAACGAGTAGAAGATACGTGGTATGCGCCGGGAAGTACAGCAACAGAATATTCGGGAGGTGATTCAATTTTTGTAAAAAGCGGATTTCAACTGCTGTTACAATCCATTACCGAAAACAAAACTACCGATGCTGTTCAGGTTTTACAAGCTGTAGATAATTTCCAGGTGAAATACGGGGCCAACCTTTTGCCCGGTGAAAAGAAAAAAAACGTTGAAATTCTGTTTAATAAGGTAAACCCATTTAAACGAATCTTTCCTTTTTACCTCTTGTTCGGTTTCTTGCTATTAACTGTACTTTTTATAAATATTTTCAGGCAAAAACAGCTACCATCGTTTCTGCGGATATCATTTTTCGGATTCATTTTAATCCTGTTTTTGTTACACACAGTTGGGTTAATTGTGCGCTGGTACATCTCCGGGCACGCACCGTGGAGTAACGGTTACGAATCGGTTGTTTATGTTGCGTGGGCGACCATGCTGGCAGGGATTATCTTTGGCCGAAAATACCCGATGGTGGTGGGTACTGCGGCATTTTTAACCGGAATTGCATTGTTTGTGGCTCACCTCAGTTGGATGAATCCGGAAGTTACAAATCTGGTTCCGGTGCTAAAATCGTATTGGTTGGCTATTCACGTGGCAATTATCACGGCTAGCTACGGATTTCTTGGACTGAGTATGTTCCTTGGAGTTTTGGTGATGATTTTGATCGTTTTGCGAAGAGGGGTGAACCAGGCAAAAGTAAACGGATTTATTGAGCAACTAACTACTATTAATGAAATGTCGGCAACGGTTGGTTTGTATTTCCTCACTATCGGTACATTTCTTGGCGGCGTTTGGGCCAACGAAAGCTGGGGGCGTTACTGGGGTTGGGACCCCAAAGAAACCTGGGCTTTGATTACCGTGGTGATTTATTCGTTTATTGTTCACATGCGACTGATTCCTTCGTTAAAGGGAATTTTCAATTATAATTTTGCGTCGATACTTGGTTTTGCCTCGGTGATGATGACCTATTTTGGTGTGAATTATTACCTCTCAGGTTTGCATTCGTATGGAAAAGGAGTTGCCGATGGAGTCGATCCGGCGGTTCCTGCCTCTATTTTTGTATTGGCCGGATTGATAATCTGGGCGTATATAAAAGACAATAAATATCAGGCTCAACAAGCCGAAAATGAGGATGGTGAATAA
- a CDS encoding TPM domain-containing protein — translation MKRITILFFALVVTATSVLAQIPERPQPERLVNDFANVLSDSEQQNMESALAQFSRKTSTQIVVVTVPDLEGYDRADYAQRLGEKWGVGQKENDNGLVVLVKPKVGNSRGEVFIATGYGLEGVLPDAILNSTIVNEEMIPRFKENDYYGGLAAGLNVIMDITRGEYTAQNYQEKVDAGGSAGIPFGIIFIIILVTIFGRRRRGRFYSPGRSLPFWLAMGMMSGSHRSSGSFGNFSSGSGSFGGGGFGGFGGGSFGGGGAGGSW, via the coding sequence ATGAAGAGAATTACAATATTATTTTTTGCACTGGTCGTAACCGCTACAAGCGTATTAGCACAAATTCCCGAACGTCCGCAACCGGAGCGTTTGGTAAATGATTTTGCCAATGTTTTAAGCGATAGCGAGCAACAAAATATGGAAAGTGCGTTGGCACAGTTTTCACGAAAAACATCAACTCAAATTGTTGTAGTAACGGTTCCTGATCTTGAAGGATATGACCGTGCCGATTATGCGCAACGCCTTGGAGAAAAATGGGGTGTGGGACAAAAAGAAAACGATAACGGGTTGGTAGTTCTGGTAAAACCAAAGGTTGGTAACAGCAGAGGTGAGGTTTTTATAGCTACCGGTTACGGGCTCGAAGGAGTTTTACCTGATGCCATTTTGAATAGTACGATCGTTAATGAAGAAATGATCCCACGTTTTAAAGAGAATGACTACTATGGTGGTTTGGCAGCAGGCTTAAATGTGATTATGGATATTACTCGTGGCGAATATACTGCGCAAAATTACCAGGAAAAAGTTGATGCTGGCGGTAGTGCCGGAATCCCCTTTGGTATTATTTTTATAATTATACTGGTAACCATTTTTGGAAGACGCCGACGTGGCCGTTTTTATTCTCCGGGAAGAAGTTTGCCATTCTGGTTAGCTATGGGAATGATGTCAGGAAGTCATCGTTCATCGGGCTCGTTTGGAAACTTTTCGTCGGGAAGCGGAAGTTTTGGCGGTGGCGGTTTTGGTGGTTTCGGTGGCGGAAGCTTTGGCGGTGGCGGCGCCGGCGGAAGCTGGTAA
- a CDS encoding C4-type zinc ribbon domain-containing protein: MNAPYSRQEDKDISVEEKLRALHELQSVVSEVDKIKTLRGELPLEVQDLEDEIAGLKTRLVNLDDEVKNLDTSINNKKIAIKDSQALIVKYTEQQNNVRNNREFDSLSKEIEFQNLEIELSEKRIKEFTAEMAQKKETITASKEQLKEREEDLDRKKNELSEITEETKIEEDKLRTKSEKIESFIEPRLLGAFKRIRKNARNGLAVVTIQRDACGGCFNKIPPQRQLDIASRKKIIVCEYCGRILVDQNINVVEDIAE; the protein is encoded by the coding sequence ATGAATGCACCATATTCAAGGCAAGAAGACAAAGACATTTCAGTAGAAGAGAAATTACGCGCATTGCATGAGTTGCAGAGTGTTGTATCTGAAGTTGATAAAATAAAAACCCTAAGGGGTGAGCTTCCTTTGGAAGTTCAGGATTTGGAAGACGAAATTGCCGGTTTGAAAACCAGGTTGGTAAACCTTGATGACGAGGTTAAAAATCTGGATACTTCAATCAACAACAAAAAAATTGCGATTAAAGATTCGCAGGCGTTGATTGTAAAATATACCGAGCAGCAAAACAACGTTCGTAACAACCGCGAATTCGACTCGCTTTCGAAAGAGATTGAGTTCCAAAACCTGGAAATTGAACTTTCGGAAAAACGTATTAAAGAGTTCACAGCAGAAATGGCTCAGAAAAAAGAAACCATTACTGCATCGAAAGAACAGTTGAAAGAACGTGAGGAAGATCTGGACAGAAAGAAAAACGAACTTTCGGAAATTACTGAAGAAACCAAGATCGAAGAAGATAAGCTGAGAACGAAATCGGAAAAGATCGAGTCGTTTATCGAACCTCGTTTGCTGGGAGCTTTTAAACGTATTCGCAAAAATGCACGCAACGGTTTGGCCGTGGTTACTATTCAGCGTGATGCTTGTGGTGGTTGTTTTAACAAAATTCCACCTCAGCGCCAGTTGGATATTGCCAGCCGCAAAAAAATTATTGTTTGCGAGTATTGCGGTCGTATTTTGGTTGACCAGAATATTAACGTAGTTGAAGATATTGCTGAATAA